A window from Flavobacterium gyeonganense encodes these proteins:
- a CDS encoding substrate-binding domain-containing protein, giving the protein MDRIIHKRGQVSQENIDKVNAIIKKHGFKRNIFASNLASNKKCKIAVFLPKSEKLEYWGSQLTGIEKAAEEFKKFGIELQYFLYDFDSGLFQKMVAEVLDYECDGLLFSPIFHEESIAFLDEYKKKNKPVVMIDSDIKDKIDHYYIGQDAFKSGYLAGRLISFAVKNERNVLIVKIAKEIDNTSIYLQRIKGFYTFFEDNPELTNFSFSEIAIKEPDVNLLNLEMFKNVSSIFIPNSRAYVVAQFLEKHNIKGIRIIGYDLLKENITYLNSGIIDFLINQKPEEQGYMGINYLYKKIILQESLEAAHFIPLDIIVKENYM; this is encoded by the coding sequence GTGGACAGGATTATTCATAAACGCGGTCAGGTATCGCAGGAGAATATAGATAAGGTAAATGCCATCATTAAAAAGCATGGATTTAAACGGAATATTTTTGCAAGTAATCTGGCTTCAAATAAGAAATGTAAAATAGCGGTTTTTTTACCAAAATCCGAAAAACTGGAATACTGGGGTAGCCAGTTAACCGGAATTGAAAAAGCGGCCGAAGAGTTTAAAAAGTTTGGGATCGAACTACAGTATTTTCTTTATGATTTTGATAGTGGTTTATTCCAGAAAATGGTAGCTGAAGTATTGGATTATGAATGCGACGGATTGCTCTTTTCGCCTATTTTTCATGAAGAATCAATTGCATTTCTTGATGAATACAAAAAGAAGAACAAGCCGGTAGTAATGATAGATTCCGATATTAAAGACAAAATAGATCATTATTATATTGGACAGGATGCTTTTAAAAGTGGCTATTTAGCAGGACGCCTTATTAGTTTTGCAGTAAAAAATGAGCGCAATGTACTAATAGTCAAAATAGCCAAAGAAATAGACAATACTTCTATTTATCTGCAGCGCATTAAAGGGTTTTATACTTTTTTCGAAGACAATCCTGAACTCACAAATTTTAGTTTTTCAGAAATTGCCATTAAAGAGCCGGATGTAAATCTGCTGAATCTGGAAATGTTTAAAAATGTTAGCAGTATATTTATTCCCAATTCCCGGGCTTATGTTGTTGCTCAGTTTTTAGAGAAACACAATATAAAAGGAATAAGAATAATAGGTTACGATCTTTTAAAAGAAAATATAACCTACTTAAATTCTGGAATAATTGATTTTTTAATCAACCAAAAACCGGAAGAGCAGGGATATATGGGGATAAATTACCTCTATAAAAAAATTATTTTACAGGAGAGTTTAGAGGCAGCACATTTTATACCGCTGGATATAATTGTAAAAGAAAATTATATGTAA
- a CDS encoding carbohydrate kinase family protein — translation MSNDKKIKAVAFGEILWDVFENEKKIGGAPLNVAMRMKSLGCEVSMISGVGNDEDGRAILHEVEKLDIDTNTISQSETYPTGLVKVTLDKNGSATYDIHYPSAWDKIEMNDYAQKLVSNADVLIYGSLVCRDEVSGKSLESLLQNQVYKVFDVNLRKPHYSYEILEKLMLAASFVKFNDDEILEISAALQSPFTSLEENIHFIAAKTNTPSICVTKGKHGAVLLWEGALYENTGYAVKVVDTVGAGDSFLASLITCLLTGNTPQKAIDFACAVGALVAASPGANPNISLAEIEKMMVRE, via the coding sequence ATGAGTAACGATAAAAAAATTAAAGCCGTAGCCTTTGGAGAAATTCTCTGGGATGTTTTTGAAAACGAAAAAAAGATTGGAGGAGCTCCACTAAATGTGGCCATGCGAATGAAAAGCCTGGGTTGTGAAGTCTCCATGATTAGCGGTGTAGGAAATGATGAAGATGGACGTGCAATTCTTCATGAAGTGGAAAAGTTAGATATTGATACTAATACAATTTCACAATCAGAAACTTATCCTACAGGTCTGGTAAAGGTGACATTAGATAAAAATGGCTCTGCAACCTACGATATTCATTATCCATCTGCCTGGGATAAAATTGAAATGAACGATTATGCTCAAAAATTAGTAAGCAATGCAGATGTTCTAATTTACGGAAGTTTGGTCTGCAGGGATGAAGTATCTGGAAAATCCTTAGAATCATTATTACAAAATCAAGTTTACAAAGTATTTGATGTCAATTTAAGAAAGCCTCATTATTCATATGAAATTTTGGAGAAATTGATGCTGGCGGCTAGTTTCGTCAAATTCAATGATGATGAAATTCTTGAAATTTCGGCTGCATTGCAATCTCCTTTTACCTCGCTCGAAGAGAATATTCATTTCATAGCAGCTAAGACCAATACGCCTTCTATTTGCGTAACAAAAGGCAAACACGGAGCAGTATTGTTATGGGAAGGGGCATTGTATGAAAATACAGGTTACGCTGTCAAGGTAGTGGATACGGTAGGAGCAGGCGATTCGTTTTTAGCTTCATTAATTACCTGTTTACTTACAGGAAATACACCTCAAAAAGCGATTGACTTTGCTTGCGCAGTCGGTGCTTTGGTAGCAGCATCTCCTGGTGCAAACCCTAACATTTCTTTAGCAGAAATTGAAAAGATGATGGTAAGGGAATAA
- a CDS encoding T9SS type A sorting domain-containing protein: MKRKLLYVTTVLLFSVGFINAQTTVWNFSDNTVSVNGSVTIASPAFPAAGVLTSASGSTAGTSPNTIKVGGLNLYGNTSVNSSAFAAISDNSQTFSDGFVGANRASTGGSSAAAANTFLPTVRYFSFNASGPCTVKAWIKHTTGIPSNGSAPTTRTLYVSNGTALYGSGSVTNDVTANLSNVVTVNITNSGLVYIYGDSSFAVYKIEVSGATLSTNNFQTDSKVTIFGADGKINVANVNAATKVSAYSVTGALVKSTQTSEDITLSVNSGVYIVKAESTEGIKTAKVLVN, translated from the coding sequence ATGAAAAGAAAATTACTTTATGTAACTACTGTTTTACTTTTTTCAGTAGGATTTATTAATGCTCAAACTACAGTTTGGAATTTTAGTGACAATACTGTTAGTGTTAATGGTTCCGTTACAATTGCAAGTCCAGCGTTTCCTGCTGCAGGGGTTCTTACAAGTGCTTCGGGTAGTACTGCAGGAACTTCACCAAATACAATAAAAGTTGGTGGTTTGAATTTATATGGAAATACTTCTGTTAATTCTTCAGCTTTTGCTGCTATATCAGATAATAGCCAAACTTTTTCTGATGGATTTGTTGGCGCTAATAGAGCAAGTACTGGAGGTTCAAGTGCGGCAGCAGCTAATACTTTCTTGCCTACTGTTCGTTATTTTAGTTTCAATGCAAGTGGTCCATGTACGGTTAAAGCTTGGATAAAACATACAACAGGGATACCTAGTAATGGATCAGCGCCTACTACACGTACTCTTTATGTATCAAATGGAACAGCTCTATATGGAAGCGGTTCAGTTACTAATGACGTAACTGCTAATTTATCTAATGTAGTTACCGTTAATATTACAAATTCTGGTTTGGTTTATATTTATGGGGATAGTTCTTTTGCAGTTTATAAGATTGAAGTTTCCGGAGCAACACTTTCAACTAATAATTTTCAAACAGATTCTAAAGTAACTATATTTGGTGCAGATGGTAAAATCAATGTCGCAAATGTAAATGCAGCTACTAAAGTTAGTGCGTATAGCGTAACAGGCGCATTGGTTAAATCTACTCAAACTAGTGAAGATATAACTTTATCTGTTAATAGTGGTGTTTATATTGTAAAAGCAGAATCTACAGAAGGAATAAAAACAGCAAAAGTATTGGTGAACTAA
- a CDS encoding right-handed parallel beta-helix repeat-containing protein: MKTIFRLLVFFALISCQKDDDAKEVSIPTANYEVSTVAELNTALGKVKAGETIVLNGGNYAMTSKITITTSGTSDKIITLKAKDGAARPKFDFSAMAESSSNQGIVLKADYWHIKGIDIYNAGDNGMQITGSNNIIEFMTFSECSDSGLQLDNGAANNTILNCDSYFNADATLENADGFACKLNAGTANKFIGCRAWQNLDDGWDGYLRGTDNISTTYQNCWAVKNGYLKDGSKGAGDGNGFKTGGSDDKLLKHNAKYTNCIAAGNVADGFDHNSNRGEVTIYNCSAYDNGRNYSFSNTNPLAKLIIKNSNVLGAYGTTLATATDITNNSWQNGITVTADDFISIDYAQLLGARKADGSLPDVTFFHLKSDSDMINKGVNVGLPFNGALPDLGAFEF; the protein is encoded by the coding sequence ATGAAAACAATTTTTAGGCTTCTGGTATTTTTCGCTTTGATTTCGTGTCAAAAGGATGATGATGCTAAAGAGGTTTCAATTCCTACAGCTAATTATGAGGTTTCAACAGTGGCTGAATTAAATACAGCGCTAGGCAAGGTTAAGGCAGGTGAAACGATCGTTTTAAATGGAGGGAATTATGCAATGACTTCAAAAATTACGATAACAACTTCAGGTACTTCAGACAAAATAATTACGCTTAAAGCGAAAGACGGTGCAGCAAGGCCAAAATTCGATTTTTCGGCTATGGCTGAAAGTTCTTCTAACCAGGGAATTGTTTTAAAAGCTGATTATTGGCACATTAAAGGAATTGATATTTATAATGCCGGCGATAACGGAATGCAGATCACAGGAAGTAATAATATAATTGAATTCATGACTTTCTCAGAATGTTCAGATTCAGGATTACAATTAGATAATGGTGCAGCAAACAATACAATCCTGAATTGCGACTCTTATTTCAATGCTGATGCGACTCTTGAAAATGCCGATGGTTTTGCATGTAAATTAAATGCCGGAACAGCGAATAAATTTATAGGATGTCGTGCATGGCAAAATCTGGATGATGGATGGGATGGTTATCTAAGAGGAACAGATAATATTTCTACAACTTACCAAAATTGCTGGGCGGTTAAAAATGGTTATCTGAAAGATGGAAGTAAAGGAGCCGGAGACGGAAACGGTTTCAAAACGGGAGGAAGTGATGATAAGTTGTTAAAACATAACGCTAAGTACACAAATTGTATAGCTGCAGGAAATGTCGCTGATGGTTTTGATCATAACAGTAACAGGGGAGAAGTTACGATTTATAACTGTTCTGCTTATGATAATGGTAGAAATTATTCTTTTAGCAACACTAATCCTTTAGCAAAACTGATTATTAAAAATAGTAATGTTTTAGGTGCTTACGGAACTACACTTGCAACTGCTACAGATATAACCAATAACAGCTGGCAAAACGGAATAACTGTTACGGCTGATGATTTTATAAGTATTGATTATGCTCAATTACTAGGAGCGAGAAAAGCAGATGGCAGTTTGCCGGATGTTACTTTCTTTCATTTAAAATCAGATAGTGATATGATTAACAAAGGAGTGAATGTTGGACTGCCTTTTAATGGAGCTTTGCCTGATTTAGGGGCTTTTGAATTCTAA
- a CDS encoding DUF5123 domain-containing protein, giving the protein MKRKHIIKSLVAVFLMTVIAVGCDSYNDAVLDGVGNTRVFSPVGVTAKVRNQTSVELNWTANAQADHYVIEFSADDPNFTTIFKTVEVTSAQLPVTVALEGETLYSIRVKAVSEGNLEESKWTVTTANTLSEQLFLPVQDTDIAAKTAILRWVANSNVTKIVLTPGDVTHTITAEEKVAGIATITGLTPEISYQANLFNGTKKRGATTFTTGIDVGDGILVKNTDDLIQVVENAASGAKLFLEEGNYKSIAADGVTQSTELVLKKSITISGISGHPRPVLHYKITANAGVSNVSLLNLELDGTGLATASTLNLASTTANYGDILFSNCKIYNYDKSLITSPTATYTPISKINSITIDNCIVTKVNTTASADFIDFRFTHVQALTLKNSTFDTCSAGRDFIRIDKAGLTGTGLTTTVLISSCTLNNVSDITTGSFRKILFVRFASQAVKVENTLITSTSAVYTNSTDTSAPTFVNNNYFVTPNLNIVGSSNRPDSSGTTLDPGYTNAATGDFTISNQTLKDNNVGDPRWIK; this is encoded by the coding sequence ATGAAAAGAAAACATATAATTAAAAGTCTGGTTGCTGTTTTTTTGATGACGGTGATTGCAGTGGGTTGTGATAGCTACAACGACGCTGTGTTAGACGGTGTTGGGAATACAAGGGTATTTTCACCAGTAGGTGTAACTGCAAAAGTTAGAAACCAAACATCTGTTGAGTTGAATTGGACTGCAAATGCACAAGCTGATCATTATGTAATAGAATTTAGTGCAGATGATCCAAACTTTACAACTATTTTTAAAACAGTTGAAGTTACTTCTGCTCAATTACCAGTTACTGTAGCTTTAGAAGGTGAAACGCTTTATTCGATTAGGGTTAAAGCTGTTAGTGAAGGAAATTTGGAGGAATCTAAATGGACTGTTACTACTGCAAATACTTTATCAGAACAACTTTTCTTACCTGTTCAGGATACAGATATAGCTGCTAAAACTGCTATTTTAAGATGGGTAGCTAATAGTAATGTAACAAAGATTGTTCTTACTCCTGGAGATGTTACTCATACTATTACTGCTGAAGAAAAAGTAGCTGGTATTGCAACAATTACAGGATTGACCCCTGAAATTTCTTATCAGGCTAATTTATTTAATGGAACAAAAAAACGTGGTGCTACAACATTTACGACAGGAATTGATGTAGGAGATGGTATTTTGGTTAAAAATACGGATGATTTGATTCAGGTTGTTGAAAACGCAGCTTCTGGTGCAAAATTGTTTTTAGAGGAAGGAAATTATAAAAGTATTGCTGCTGATGGAGTTACACAAAGTACTGAACTTGTTTTAAAAAAATCAATTACTATTTCTGGAATATCAGGCCATCCAAGACCAGTTTTACATTATAAAATTACTGCAAATGCAGGAGTTAGCAATGTGTCTTTATTGAATTTAGAATTAGATGGTACAGGTTTAGCTACTGCAAGTACGCTTAATCTTGCAAGTACTACTGCTAATTATGGAGATATTTTGTTTAGTAATTGTAAAATCTATAATTATGATAAGTCATTAATTACGAGTCCTACTGCAACTTATACGCCTATTTCTAAAATAAATTCAATAACGATTGATAATTGTATTGTTACTAAAGTAAATACAACTGCAAGCGCTGACTTTATAGATTTTAGATTTACTCATGTTCAAGCTTTAACTCTTAAAAACAGTACTTTTGATACTTGTTCAGCAGGTCGTGATTTTATTAGGATTGATAAGGCAGGTTTAACAGGTACAGGTTTGACTACTACAGTACTTATAAGTAGTTGCACATTAAATAATGTTTCTGATATAACAACTGGTAGTTTTAGAAAAATTTTATTTGTTCGTTTTGCTAGTCAAGCTGTAAAGGTTGAAAATACTTTAATAACATCAACTTCTGCAGTATATACAAATTCAACAGATACAAGTGCACCGACATTTGTAAATAATAATTATTTTGTAACACCAAATTTAAACATTGTAGGTTCAAGTAATAGGCCAGATAGTTCTGGAACTACTTTAGACCCTGGATATACAAACGCTGCCACTGGTGATTTTACAATCAGTAATCAAACTTTAAAAGATAACAATGTAGGTGACCCACGTTGGATTAAATAA
- a CDS encoding RagB/SusD family nutrient uptake outer membrane protein — MKYKIIIIAGLIVSGLFSSCDQFEDDYLDAEAPSTTDEALLFSNAGLAKGAIDGIKVPFGETNSYRGRFLPYYGLNTDVEWHNTSQTAGDKADLCVYDAKPNNSEMNTTNNAYAMMYQGIERANICIRGLRKYGNPLPGTDLGQLLGEALTLRAIYYADLVKTWGDVPYRFDPITPETLYLAKVNRDEIYKQLIADLGEASTLVAWPNETAYTSTVEHVNKAFVKAFRARLAMAASGYQQYPGNFGGVRRSTDPDLSVDKMYTLALKECREVIANGSAKLETTFEGLWKKYNQEVVTAGGESLWEIPFSDGRGRMLFTFAVRHTSASDQFQANGANRGGVAGPLPFVFYDYDQADTRRDVTCVPYKYGAAVNNIAKQELNTLDTWYFGKYRYEWMTRRVTSTNDDGVNKIYMRYAEVLLIAAETANELEGPTAAAPYLKEIRRRAFPASTHAVKVDAYVNALTDKQSMFNAIVDEHKYEFTGEMERKQALIRWNLLKVKLDEAKAKMADLKARTGSYADVPNTLYYKYAADNVSLIIYGLNRGENTNPGADYTSATWTKLEDTKIASLYKAGVDPDLRQFWPIWQVFIETSNNMLENDYGY, encoded by the coding sequence ATGAAATATAAAATAATAATAATAGCAGGATTGATTGTTTCGGGACTATTCAGCTCTTGTGACCAATTTGAAGATGATTATTTAGATGCAGAGGCGCCATCAACAACAGATGAAGCTTTGCTTTTTTCTAATGCAGGACTTGCTAAGGGAGCAATCGATGGAATAAAAGTACCATTTGGTGAAACTAATTCATACAGAGGACGTTTTTTACCCTATTACGGATTAAATACGGATGTCGAATGGCATAATACTTCACAAACTGCTGGGGATAAAGCTGATTTGTGTGTTTATGATGCTAAACCGAATAATTCAGAGATGAATACGACTAATAATGCCTATGCAATGATGTATCAGGGTATAGAACGTGCCAATATTTGTATCAGAGGTTTGCGTAAATACGGAAATCCTTTGCCAGGTACAGATCTTGGACAATTGTTAGGAGAGGCTTTAACCTTAAGAGCTATTTACTATGCTGATTTAGTAAAAACATGGGGAGATGTTCCTTACCGTTTTGATCCTATTACTCCGGAAACTTTGTATTTAGCTAAAGTAAATAGAGATGAAATTTATAAACAATTAATTGCAGATTTGGGTGAGGCATCAACATTGGTGGCATGGCCTAATGAAACAGCTTATACAAGTACTGTAGAACATGTAAATAAAGCTTTTGTAAAGGCATTTAGAGCCCGTTTAGCAATGGCAGCCAGTGGTTATCAGCAATATCCTGGTAATTTTGGTGGTGTTAGAAGAAGTACAGATCCGGATCTTTCAGTTGATAAGATGTATACATTGGCATTAAAAGAATGTCGTGAGGTTATTGCAAATGGTTCAGCAAAATTGGAGACAACTTTTGAAGGATTATGGAAAAAATACAATCAGGAAGTAGTTACTGCTGGTGGTGAATCTCTTTGGGAAATTCCTTTTTCTGACGGTAGAGGTAGAATGTTGTTTACTTTTGCTGTTCGCCATACTTCTGCTAGTGACCAATTTCAGGCTAACGGAGCTAATCGTGGAGGTGTTGCTGGTCCATTGCCTTTCGTATTTTATGATTATGATCAGGCTGATACACGTAGAGATGTAACTTGTGTTCCTTATAAATATGGAGCAGCAGTAAATAATATTGCTAAACAAGAGTTAAACACTCTGGACACCTGGTATTTTGGAAAATATCGTTATGAGTGGATGACACGTCGAGTTACTTCTACCAATGATGATGGTGTTAATAAAATATACATGCGTTATGCTGAAGTGCTTTTAATTGCTGCTGAAACTGCTAATGAATTGGAAGGTCCTACTGCTGCTGCCCCATACTTAAAAGAAATTAGAAGAAGAGCATTTCCAGCATCAACACACGCTGTTAAAGTAGACGCTTATGTAAATGCATTGACAGACAAACAATCAATGTTTAATGCTATTGTTGATGAACATAAGTATGAGTTTACCGGAGAAATGGAACGTAAACAAGCTTTGATCCGTTGGAATTTACTTAAAGTTAAACTGGATGAAGCTAAAGCAAAAATGGCCGATTTAAAAGCACGTACTGGAAGTTATGCAGATGTACCAAATACTTTGTATTATAAATATGCGGCTGATAATGTCTCATTAATTATCTATGGCTTGAATCGTGGTGAAAATACAAATCCGGGAGCTGATTACACATCTGCAACTTGGACTAAATTAGAAGATACTAAAATTGCTTCTCTTTATAAAGCAGGAGTTGATCCGGATCTTAGACAGTTTTGGCCAATTTGGCAAGTATTTATCGAGACTAGTAATAATATGTTGGAGAACGATTACGGATATTAA
- a CDS encoding SusC/RagA family TonB-linked outer membrane protein → MNFKKLFNKRANCYLAFALLLCLLTTNKASAQDLTVEGVVKDASGLTLPGVNVSEKGAKNGVSTDFDGKYKIKLSNSKAVLEFSFIGFTTQAVAVAGKKTINIVLAEEANSLNEVVVVGYSSVKKTDLTGAVASISGNDLKKVPVANVAEALTGRIAGVQVVSSEGSPDADIQIRVRGGGSLTQSNQPLIIVDGFPVNSMNDIASSNIESMTVLKDASSTAIYGSRGANGVILITTKSGKDGKIAVNFNSFYGLKTMANEIDVLSPDDYTKWQYEFALLDQSDKTILTNPTSYTKYFGNWQDQDMYKNLKGNDWQKQIFGRRGEVQNYDLSVRGGSDKINYNFNYTRFDEKAIMIGSNYRRNNLSLALKSKVNDKIDLSFTMRYSDTQIDGGGVNEQNEKSSTDSRLRTIVGYSPISVSGLTSSTDDTNEGDVLVNPFTSVYDNDRTQLRKNYNMLGGFGWELVDNLKLKVDLGLDNFNNQDYRFYGTSTYYVKNAPSATLQGMPALIMIDTKDKRFRNANTLTYDFKKILGEDHHLTALLGQESITYTSNAVTSTIHGLPVFFDFNKAKTLTSLGVPQSVNNYYSPDDKLLSFFGSANYDYKGRYLLTATFRADGSSKFMPQNRWGYFPAAAAAWKISEESFLKDVSWMDLLKVRASYGEAGNNNIPVGQQVQTYESSGTTGATWINGVTSITSTSKIMANPDLKWETTITQNLGLDFGFFKNRLNGNVDVYRNITSDLLINFLTPGTGYDSQYRNMGETKNEGVEATLNVVAVERAKYGLSFSFNMGINKNTINSLGLMNSGFTQNSGWTSQITSDYLLEKGGSLGAMYGYKSDGRYEVSDFDYIGGKYVLKAGIANGGKLVGTGDTVKPGDMKLKDLTGDGLVTAEDRTVIGNVNPKSTGGFVINGNAYGFDLMAAFNWSIGNEVYNADKIEYSSSVQGSTGQYKNLSTVMSDGNRWTNLDPVSGQLVTDPDALTALNANTTMWSPYMTRVLFTDWAVEDASFLRLNTLTLGYTTPESLISKIGVSKLRFYLTASNVFVWTKYSGSDPEVSTKRKNPMTPGVDSSPYPRSRQMVFGLNLNF, encoded by the coding sequence ATGAATTTTAAAAAGTTATTTAATAAAAGAGCAAATTGCTATCTGGCATTTGCTTTATTATTGTGTTTACTTACCACTAACAAGGCAAGTGCACAGGACTTAACAGTTGAAGGTGTTGTAAAAGATGCATCAGGTTTAACGTTACCGGGTGTAAATGTATCAGAAAAAGGTGCGAAAAATGGAGTTTCAACAGATTTTGATGGTAAATACAAAATTAAATTATCGAATTCAAAAGCAGTTCTTGAATTTTCATTTATAGGCTTTACAACTCAGGCAGTTGCTGTGGCCGGTAAAAAAACGATTAATATTGTTTTAGCGGAAGAAGCAAATTCACTAAATGAAGTTGTTGTAGTCGGATATAGCTCTGTTAAGAAAACGGATTTAACTGGGGCTGTTGCTAGTATTTCAGGTAATGACTTGAAAAAAGTGCCGGTAGCAAACGTTGCAGAAGCTTTAACAGGTAGAATTGCGGGTGTACAGGTAGTATCATCAGAAGGTTCTCCTGATGCGGATATACAAATTAGAGTTCGTGGGGGAGGCTCTCTTACGCAGAGTAATCAGCCATTAATTATAGTTGACGGATTTCCTGTAAATAGTATGAATGATATTGCATCATCAAATATTGAATCGATGACGGTTTTAAAAGATGCTTCTTCTACTGCAATTTATGGGTCTCGTGGTGCAAATGGGGTAATTTTAATAACGACCAAAAGTGGTAAAGACGGGAAAATTGCTGTCAATTTCAATTCGTTTTATGGTTTGAAAACAATGGCTAATGAAATTGATGTTTTATCTCCGGATGATTATACCAAATGGCAATATGAATTTGCTTTGTTAGATCAAAGTGATAAAACGATTTTGACTAATCCTACTTCATATACAAAATATTTTGGTAACTGGCAGGATCAGGATATGTACAAAAATCTAAAAGGGAATGACTGGCAAAAACAGATTTTTGGGCGTAGAGGCGAGGTACAAAATTATGATTTAAGCGTTAGAGGAGGAAGTGATAAGATAAATTATAACTTTAATTATACTCGCTTTGATGAAAAAGCAATTATGATTGGTTCTAATTACAGAAGAAATAACTTGTCTTTAGCATTAAAAAGTAAAGTAAATGATAAGATAGATCTTTCTTTTACTATGCGTTATTCTGATACTCAGATTGATGGAGGTGGGGTAAATGAGCAAAATGAAAAATCTTCAACAGATTCTCGTTTGCGTACAATTGTTGGTTATTCACCAATTTCCGTATCTGGTCTGACTTCGTCTACCGATGATACAAATGAAGGCGATGTATTGGTAAATCCATTTACATCTGTTTATGATAATGATCGTACACAATTACGTAAAAACTACAACATGTTAGGAGGTTTTGGATGGGAACTGGTAGATAATTTGAAATTGAAAGTTGACTTAGGTTTGGATAATTTTAATAATCAGGATTATCGTTTCTATGGTACAAGTACTTATTATGTAAAAAACGCTCCATCCGCTACATTACAGGGTATGCCGGCTTTAATTATGATCGATACTAAAGATAAACGTTTTAGAAATGCCAATACATTAACTTACGATTTCAAAAAAATATTAGGAGAGGATCATCACTTGACTGCTCTTTTAGGACAAGAGAGTATTACGTATACATCTAATGCAGTTACAAGTACTATTCATGGTCTTCCTGTATTTTTCGATTTTAATAAGGCAAAAACTTTAACATCATTGGGCGTGCCTCAATCTGTAAATAATTATTATAGTCCAGATGATAAATTATTATCATTTTTTGGAAGTGCAAATTATGATTATAAAGGACGTTATTTATTAACTGCTACATTTCGTGCAGATGGTTCAAGTAAATTTATGCCACAAAACCGTTGGGGGTATTTTCCTGCAGCAGCAGCAGCATGGAAAATCTCAGAAGAGAGTTTCCTGAAAGATGTTTCCTGGATGGATCTTCTTAAAGTGAGAGCAAGTTATGGTGAAGCAGGTAATAATAATATTCCTGTTGGGCAGCAAGTGCAAACCTATGAGAGTTCAGGTACTACAGGAGCAACATGGATTAATGGGGTAACAAGTATAACTTCGACTTCAAAAATAATGGCAAATCCTGATTTGAAATGGGAAACTACTATTACACAAAACCTTGGATTGGATTTTGGTTTTTTCAAAAACCGCTTAAATGGTAATGTAGATGTTTACAGAAATATTACAAGTGATTTGTTAATCAATTTTTTAACTCCGGGTACAGGGTATGATTCTCAATACCGTAACATGGGAGAGACTAAGAATGAAGGTGTTGAAGCTACATTAAATGTTGTTGCTGTCGAAAGAGCTAAATATGGATTGAGTTTTTCATTCAATATGGGAATTAATAAAAACACTATTAATTCATTGGGTTTAATGAATAGTGGATTTACACAAAATTCAGGCTGGACTTCGCAAATAACAAGTGATTATTTGTTAGAGAAAGGTGGCTCATTAGGTGCTATGTACGGATATAAAAGTGATGGCAGATATGAAGTTTCGGACTTTGATTATATTGGAGGGAAATATGTCTTAAAAGCTGGAATAGCTAATGGTGGTAAGCTTGTTGGAACTGGTGACACTGTTAAGCCAGGGGATATGAAATTGAAAGATCTTACAGGGGATGGTCTTGTGACTGCAGAAGACCGAACAGTTATTGGAAATGTTAATCCTAAAAGTACAGGTGGTTTTGTTATCAATGGTAATGCTTATGGATTTGATTTAATGGCAGCTTTTAACTGGAGTATAGGTAATGAAGTATATAATGCTGATAAAATTGAATATAGTTCATCAGTACAGGGTTCAACAGGACAATATAAAAACTTAAGTACTGTTATGTCTGATGGTAACAGATGGACAAATTTAGATCCTGTTTCAGGTCAATTGGTAACCGATCCAGATGCTTTAACAGCTTTGAATGCTAATACAACAATGTGGTCACCTTATATGACTAGGGTTTTATTTACTGACTGGGCTGTTGAAGACGCATCTTTTTTAAGATTGAATACATTAACTTTAGGATACACAACTCCTGAATCTTTAATATCTAAAATTGGAGTTTCTAAATTGAGATTTTATTTGACTGCAAGTAATGTTTTTGTGTGGACAAAATACTCAGGCTCTGATCCGGAAGTTTCGACAAAAAGAAAAAACCCAATGACACCTGGGGTTGATTCTAGCCCTTATCCAAGAAGCAGACAAATGGTTTTTGGGCTGAATCTTAATTTCTAA